A part of Methanothermobacter thermautotrophicus genomic DNA contains:
- a CDS encoding RNA-binding domain-containing protein codes for MDKVKVEAPVRATEDPEKVREAVQNVFPELEIEVEGDTVRGTGDAGSLRNLQEALEKRRIRLTARKILKKHVRASSTWFYINKQAALMNRVNVLEESISALGDILVELESDDIMGLIDWLAPDVSVPEEGAD; via the coding sequence ATGGATAAAGTTAAAGTTGAAGCCCCGGTCAGGGCGACAGAGGATCCAGAGAAGGTGAGGGAGGCTGTTCAGAACGTCTTCCCTGAACTTGAAATTGAGGTTGAAGGCGACACCGTGAGGGGAACAGGTGATGCAGGGAGCCTCAGGAACCTCCAGGAGGCCCTTGAGAAGAGGAGGATAAGGCTCACAGCAAGGAAGATACTCAAAAAACACGTCAGGGCCAGTTCAACATGGTTCTACATCAACAAGCAGGCCGCCCTCATGAACCGGGTGAACGTCCTTGAGGAGTCCATCTCCGCACTTGGGGACATACTGGTGGAGCTTGAATCAGATGATATAATGGGCCTGATAGACTGGCTCGCACCTGATGTCTCAGTCCCCGAAGAGGGTGCTGATTGA
- a CDS encoding TIGR00289 family protein, with the protein MKSAVLYSGGKDSTMALYHALQESEVECLVSVISDNPESHMYHVPNIHLTALLAEALGIPLMESRTAGVEEEEVEDLAAALKILAERGVEAVYSGALYSEYQRSRIDSICRRLGLRSVAPLWHRDPLDYMEEIVDLGFRVMVTAVAAEGLDESWLGRIVDRAMIDELADLSERYGINPAFEGGEAESLVLDGPIFKKRLEIIEYEKKWFFDNGFLDIKRAVLVDKD; encoded by the coding sequence ATGAAGTCTGCAGTTCTGTATTCAGGTGGTAAGGACAGTACGATGGCCCTCTATCATGCACTCCAGGAATCAGAGGTGGAGTGCCTGGTCTCTGTGATCTCGGATAACCCAGAATCCCACATGTACCATGTGCCCAACATACACCTGACAGCCCTCCTTGCAGAGGCCCTGGGGATACCTCTGATGGAATCAAGGACCGCCGGGGTCGAGGAGGAGGAGGTTGAGGACCTGGCCGCAGCACTTAAGATTCTTGCTGAGAGGGGTGTGGAGGCTGTCTACTCCGGAGCCCTGTACTCAGAGTATCAGAGGTCAAGGATAGACTCCATCTGCAGGAGGCTGGGTTTAAGGTCAGTGGCACCCCTCTGGCACAGGGACCCCCTGGATTACATGGAGGAGATAGTTGACCTTGGATTCAGGGTCATGGTGACTGCTGTTGCAGCCGAGGGCCTTGACGAGTCATGGCTTGGAAGGATAGTTGACAGGGCTATGATAGATGAACTGGCAGATCTGAGTGAGAGGTATGGTATAAACCCTGCATTTGAGGGTGGCGAGGCAGAATCACTGGTCCTTGACGGTCCAATATTTAAGAAAAGACTTGAAATAATTGAATACGAAAAGAAGTGGTTCTTTGATAACGGCTTCCTTGACATAAAGAGGGCTGTGCTGGTTGATAAGGATTGA
- a CDS encoding AAA family ATPase yields the protein MVVIGVSGLPGAGKGVVSRIAESMGFKIIRMGDVIREEARKRGEDPGVTAVRLRDEYGKYVVAEKCVERIQESDAGMFLIEGIRSPHEVEIFRKSFPGFRVISVFSTRKTRFRRLRKRQREDDSERYDEFVERDERELGFGIGDVIATSDYMIINEGPIWKIKKQARQILRKLAEKDEQRRINDG from the coding sequence ATGGTGGTTATTGGAGTTTCAGGGTTGCCCGGAGCAGGGAAGGGCGTTGTATCAAGGATAGCCGAGTCCATGGGTTTCAAGATTATAAGGATGGGTGACGTCATAAGGGAAGAAGCCCGAAAGAGGGGTGAGGACCCGGGGGTGACGGCTGTTCGCCTCAGGGATGAATACGGCAAGTACGTCGTCGCTGAAAAGTGCGTTGAAAGGATTCAGGAGTCAGACGCAGGAATGTTCCTGATAGAGGGTATACGGAGCCCCCATGAGGTGGAGATATTCAGGAAAAGTTTCCCTGGCTTCAGGGTCATATCAGTGTTCTCAACAAGAAAGACCCGGTTCCGGAGGCTCAGGAAGAGGCAGCGGGAGGACGACTCTGAAAGGTACGATGAATTCGTTGAAAGAGATGAGAGGGAACTTGGATTCGGTATAGGTGACGTGATAGCAACCTCAGATTATATGATAATCAATGAGGGTCCAATATGGAAGATAAAAAAACAGGCAAGGCAGATACTCAGGAAACTTGCAGAGAAGGATGAGCAGAGGAGGATAAATGATGGATAA
- a CDS encoding 4-phosphopantoate--beta-alanine ligase has protein sequence MISRDHPRYHSLIQREMITEAWRRGILADSGMIAHGRGEAFDYLLGERTTEPASRAIRAAAAALILAENPVISVNGNTAALVAGAVVELADVIGGKIEINLFHRTEERVRLIEEVLLEHGANEVLGTDKLLYIDDIKSPRATASPEGIYSADVVLVPLEDGDRTEILVESGKTVITIDLNPISRTSRKASISITDNIVRAIPALIEAVRELEDLSRDELELIVNEFDNLRNIRETLKLIDIRRYYPEL, from the coding sequence ATGATTTCAAGGGACCATCCACGTTACCATTCACTGATACAGAGGGAGATGATAACAGAGGCCTGGCGTAGGGGCATACTCGCAGATTCCGGCATGATCGCCCACGGTAGGGGCGAGGCCTTCGACTACCTCCTTGGTGAGAGGACCACAGAACCTGCTTCAAGGGCCATAAGGGCGGCTGCAGCAGCACTCATCCTTGCAGAAAACCCGGTTATCTCGGTTAACGGCAACACAGCCGCCCTCGTAGCGGGAGCCGTGGTTGAACTGGCAGATGTGATTGGAGGGAAGATCGAGATAAACCTCTTCCACCGGACAGAGGAGAGGGTGAGGCTGATAGAGGAGGTCCTCCTGGAACACGGCGCCAATGAGGTCCTCGGCACAGACAAGCTACTCTACATCGATGATATAAAGAGTCCGAGGGCAACAGCAAGCCCTGAGGGCATCTACAGTGCCGACGTGGTCCTGGTCCCCCTGGAGGATGGTGACAGGACAGAGATACTGGTGGAGTCAGGTAAGACCGTCATAACCATTGACCTGAACCCCATATCAAGGACATCCAGGAAGGCGAGTATAAGCATAACAGATAACATCGTAAGGGCCATACCCGCCCTCATAGAGGCTGTGAGGGAACTTGAGGACTTATCAAGGGATGAACTTGAGCTGATCGTCAATGAATTCGATAACCTCAGGAATATCCGTGAGACCCTAAAACTTATAGACATCCGGAGATACTATCCAGAACTGTGA
- a CDS encoding STT3 domain-containing protein yields the protein MSFSIREWFGGADRKAVLLMLLIFASGFALRAGTVHAAGVYSEAHSQPLMYDMDSYYNLRLASNLLNEGELSEGGWDRYSYYPPGVPLDYPPLLPYLTVTLYLLFTWLLPGLTDTAFWLPAIIAPLTGVAVFAVARSLDCDDVSATTAGLLATAAPFYFMRTVPGFYDTDMFNLLLPLAVLLTLHLSLRDGDWRMAVLSGALMAVFSTAWNGWQIIYSLMILAVILHAIIYHRREPIIFLLTSTLLIVLLDPLAIPSIPLGLMKIPMATAHPFPNPYVTITELQRPGFEDVVMALGPGLLLAGLAGFRPLLRDWRESIVLPATILWTITGAMSLLWGIRFSELLTAPLLITSALFLADLRVSSPAPEFRRSLQFAVAIMVVLPSLIICLGQYSALHPRVDDGLLDAAAYIRDETPPDTVVICNWVHGHFFAFMAHRPVNFDGRLAYIETLARRGPGYPLDPRVPGVYREYWQDRALATTDPYLADEILSMMASSGDEAYLEILNATGDPAGSAVMLRDAMAVDGPSREAYLKGRGLDWSAASRVASTLSRSSGYVLVTYDRLIDKGYWIFYYGNWNFTGKTREPVYSTGGIIQGWPLRSSDGLFWDGERVTFNGLKVSGLYLVDGGIRRVNGDPDGDLVAFVLYDRNRTVVLERRYEDSMFTRLVLLGDGGGVFRAVMRSGDVTVWEPRRVREK from the coding sequence TTGTCCTTCAGTATCAGGGAATGGTTTGGTGGAGCAGACAGGAAGGCTGTTTTACTGATGCTCCTGATATTCGCTTCAGGTTTCGCCCTTAGGGCCGGTACCGTGCATGCAGCGGGTGTATACAGCGAGGCCCACTCCCAGCCCCTCATGTATGATATGGACTCCTACTACAACCTCAGGCTCGCCAGCAACCTCTTAAATGAGGGTGAACTCTCAGAGGGTGGGTGGGACAGGTACTCCTATTACCCTCCCGGGGTCCCCCTCGATTACCCCCCTTTGCTCCCCTACCTCACCGTCACCCTTTACCTGCTATTTACCTGGTTACTTCCAGGGCTCACCGACACCGCATTCTGGCTTCCAGCCATCATTGCACCCCTCACAGGGGTCGCTGTCTTTGCAGTTGCAAGGTCCCTTGACTGTGATGACGTATCAGCCACCACAGCAGGCCTCCTTGCCACTGCAGCACCCTTCTACTTCATGAGGACCGTCCCTGGTTTCTATGACACCGACATGTTCAACCTCCTCCTCCCCCTTGCAGTCCTGTTAACACTCCACCTCTCCCTCAGGGATGGGGACTGGAGGATGGCCGTACTCTCAGGTGCCCTAATGGCGGTATTCTCCACTGCCTGGAATGGATGGCAGATCATCTACTCACTCATGATACTTGCTGTGATACTCCACGCAATAATCTACCATAGAAGGGAGCCCATCATATTCCTCCTCACATCCACCCTTCTCATTGTGCTCCTGGATCCCCTGGCCATCCCATCCATACCATTGGGCTTGATGAAGATACCCATGGCAACGGCACATCCCTTCCCTAACCCCTATGTTACCATAACAGAGCTACAGAGGCCAGGTTTTGAGGATGTGGTGATGGCCCTTGGACCAGGACTCCTCCTGGCGGGCCTGGCGGGTTTCAGGCCCCTCCTCCGTGACTGGAGGGAAAGCATTGTCCTCCCTGCCACCATCCTCTGGACCATCACAGGCGCCATGTCCCTCCTGTGGGGTATAAGGTTCTCTGAGTTACTCACCGCACCTCTACTCATAACATCAGCCCTCTTCCTGGCAGATCTGAGGGTTTCCTCCCCAGCACCTGAATTCCGGAGGAGCCTCCAGTTTGCCGTCGCCATCATGGTTGTACTTCCCTCCCTCATTATCTGTCTGGGTCAGTACAGCGCCCTCCACCCCAGGGTGGATGACGGCCTGCTTGATGCTGCAGCCTACATAAGGGATGAGACCCCCCCTGATACTGTGGTGATCTGTAACTGGGTCCACGGACACTTCTTTGCATTCATGGCCCACAGACCAGTGAACTTCGATGGCAGGCTGGCCTACATTGAAACTCTGGCGAGGAGAGGGCCAGGGTACCCCCTTGACCCCCGTGTGCCCGGGGTCTACAGGGAGTACTGGCAGGACAGGGCCCTTGCAACCACGGATCCCTATCTGGCAGATGAGATACTCTCCATGATGGCATCATCAGGTGATGAAGCCTACCTTGAGATACTGAACGCCACTGGGGATCCAGCTGGCTCTGCAGTCATGCTGAGAGACGCAATGGCTGTTGATGGTCCTTCAAGGGAAGCTTACCTCAAGGGCAGGGGCCTTGATTGGAGTGCTGCCAGCAGAGTCGCCTCAACCCTTAGCAGGAGCTCCGGCTACGTCCTCGTAACCTATGATCGCCTCATCGATAAGGGGTACTGGATATTCTATTATGGTAACTGGAACTTCACAGGAAAAACCAGGGAACCAGTGTACTCCACAGGTGGTATAATCCAGGGATGGCCCCTTAGAAGCAGTGATGGGCTGTTCTGGGATGGGGAGAGGGTGACCTTCAATGGCCTGAAGGTTTCGGGCCTTTACCTCGTGGATGGTGGTATCAGGAGGGTGAATGGCGACCCT
- a CDS encoding DUF2101 family protein gives MGFFSRLGSAVIALFNLMGTAIFEIVRLPGRMRRAASGLREGISGVEVDEIREKLHDRTRKIGEHIPSQHDNEVREILEEAQSHDIRIPEDDAPIIIRTQRFDPAEKESAVLKLQIAASLFIVISIVYVFNFISILVFLPAAVLLIALLLYILYRQIRVMYPGDFEAYRDFFLMYVAVGVVIILVSGNSALTMAFPFVFFPALTTLLFAVIAVAAVFLIFRVRYVRDYTFGEVIDVGENTSYVRVDYDIRSNVKPDVYIVENNGFKVEVHDTVKLAVEGSIMSMRGNRPVRIIGIE, from the coding sequence ATGGGCTTCTTCTCAAGACTCGGCAGTGCAGTGATAGCTCTATTCAACCTCATGGGAACCGCCATATTTGAAATTGTAAGGCTCCCTGGCAGGATGAGGAGGGCGGCCTCAGGGCTCCGCGAGGGAATCTCCGGGGTTGAGGTGGATGAGATACGGGAGAAACTTCATGATAGAACAAGGAAGATAGGGGAGCACATACCCTCACAGCACGATAATGAGGTCCGTGAGATCCTTGAGGAGGCGCAGAGCCATGACATCAGGATACCTGAGGATGACGCGCCCATAATTATCAGGACACAGCGATTTGACCCGGCAGAGAAGGAGAGCGCTGTCCTTAAACTGCAGATCGCAGCCTCTCTATTCATAGTCATATCCATAGTCTATGTCTTCAACTTCATATCGATTCTGGTGTTCCTCCCGGCAGCCGTTCTCCTGATAGCCCTACTCCTCTACATACTCTACAGGCAGATAAGGGTCATGTACCCCGGGGACTTCGAGGCCTACAGGGACTTCTTCCTCATGTACGTGGCTGTTGGAGTGGTTATAATCCTTGTATCAGGCAACTCGGCCCTTACAATGGCATTCCCATTCGTATTCTTCCCTGCCCTCACAACACTCCTCTTCGCCGTGATTGCAGTTGCAGCGGTCTTCCTTATATTCAGGGTCAGATATGTGCGTGACTACACCTTCGGTGAGGTTATAGATGTGGGTGAGAACACATCCTATGTACGTGTCGACTATGATATAAGGAGCAACGTCAAGCCAGATGTCTACATAGTTGAGAATAATGGCTTCAAGGTTGAGGTCCATGACACCGTGAAGCTTGCAGTTGAGGGTTCGATAATGAGCATGAGGGGTAACAGGCCCGTTAGGATAATAGGGATTGAGTGA
- a CDS encoding A24 family peptidase C-terminal domain-containing protein, with translation MVIELISVFIALLACLYASYSDIKRGIIPNRLTFPVIGLGLLLNGIRAFMESDPWIFIYTAIFTAGIFALGYILWRMGAWAGGDVKLFTAVTALIPFQPSLVSYSFLGVALPVTASYPFPLTVIINSILALLPFLLVYVFFIIYTSRRDLMDEFMEPLRQYRTSMVLALVITSAVTLTFIITDFLPFQIIVLSLILVYLLTMVISRLPSRVKAVMVSAILVYSLYRNFELTVSGVVILWVSITVIQLIRKLLTSITREALQDTVSADELKEGMILASTLYRRGDEYYFDDTSLLDRFRTVARTGDVSALTYRGEPVVSAMAAGLRGEEIETLRELVAQGKIRDEFRIRRGMPFAPAILIGLMVSLLIGDLAVILFRLFDMIF, from the coding sequence ATGGTTATAGAGTTAATCTCGGTATTCATAGCACTTCTGGCATGTTTATATGCCTCCTACAGCGATATAAAGAGGGGTATCATACCCAATCGCCTGACCTTTCCTGTTATTGGTCTCGGTCTTCTCCTGAATGGTATCAGGGCCTTCATGGAATCGGATCCCTGGATATTCATCTACACAGCCATCTTCACCGCAGGTATATTTGCACTGGGATACATCCTCTGGAGGATGGGGGCCTGGGCCGGTGGTGATGTGAAGCTCTTCACGGCAGTCACAGCCCTCATACCCTTCCAGCCGTCACTGGTAAGTTACAGCTTCCTTGGAGTGGCCCTCCCTGTAACAGCATCATATCCATTCCCCCTCACGGTCATAATAAACAGTATACTGGCGCTCCTCCCCTTCCTGCTGGTCTACGTGTTCTTCATAATCTACACATCCAGGAGGGATCTCATGGATGAGTTCATGGAGCCACTCCGCCAGTACAGAACCAGCATGGTCCTGGCCCTCGTTATAACATCAGCAGTGACCCTGACATTCATCATAACAGACTTCCTCCCATTCCAGATCATAGTACTGTCCCTGATACTGGTCTACCTCCTCACAATGGTCATCTCACGCCTCCCATCAAGGGTTAAGGCTGTTATGGTGTCGGCGATACTCGTCTACTCACTCTACAGGAACTTTGAGTTAACAGTTAGTGGAGTTGTAATCCTCTGGGTCTCCATAACGGTTATACAGCTCATAAGGAAGCTTCTAACATCCATCACGAGGGAGGCCCTCCAGGATACAGTGAGTGCTGATGAGCTGAAGGAGGGCATGATACTGGCAAGCACCCTCTACAGGAGGGGTGATGAATATTACTTTGATGACACCTCACTCCTGGACAGGTTCAGGACAGTTGCAAGGACCGGCGATGTATCCGCCCTGACCTACAGGGGTGAACCCGTGGTCTCTGCCATGGCAGCTGGCCTGAGGGGTGAGGAGATTGAAACCCTCAGGGAACTGGTGGCACAGGGAAAGATAAGGGATGAGTTCAGGATAAGGCGTGGCATGCCCTTTGCCCCAGCAATCCTCATAGGCCTTATGGTTTCACTCCTCATAGGGGATCTTGCGGTGATACTCTTCAGGTTATTTGACATGATATTCTAG
- a CDS encoding class III signal peptide-containing protein yields MDSRGQVSLEYLLLILVVLIVLGGVTIPLIGSSIEASTDVSRASDAKVAVQTIANAADIVYANGPGAKRTVSFYIPVNGVIITGNNSVIFTVTYSNGTQSNINASTQYNLTSQSVNVQRGWYTAVVYWPLNSTTVIVTNITRK; encoded by the coding sequence ATGGATAGCAGGGGACAGGTATCCCTTGAGTACCTTCTGCTCATACTGGTTGTCCTCATCGTCCTTGGAGGAGTAACTATACCCCTCATAGGGAGTTCAATCGAGGCAAGCACGGATGTTTCAAGGGCATCGGATGCCAAGGTGGCTGTTCAGACCATTGCAAATGCAGCTGACATAGTATACGCCAACGGCCCCGGAGCAAAGAGGACGGTGAGCTTCTATATACCTGTTAACGGGGTCATTATCACTGGCAATAACAGCGTGATCTTCACAGTTACCTACAGTAACGGCACACAGTCAAATATAAACGCATCGACACAGTACAACCTCACTTCACAGTCCGTGAATGTGCAGAGGGGATGGTACACGGCTGTGGTATACTGGCCACTGAATTCAACCACCGTTATTGTGACGAACATAACAAGGAAGTAG
- a CDS encoding M42 family metallopeptidase, whose translation MKELMKRLAVASGISGFEGEVRDIIASELEGHVDEIEEDSLGNIIAVKRGSGPSIMLAAHMDEIGLMVRHIDKKGFIRFSKIGGISDQMILNQAVWIHGENGPVMGVIGSKPPHRMKASERKKVTTHDNMFIDIGASSREEAEELVAVGDPITFHAPYSELPNSRFTGKALDNRIGCLVMVEVLKRVETDATVYGVGTVQEEVGLKGARTSAFRLNPDMALALDVTIAGDHPGMKEEEAPAKLDGGPAIILTDASGRGIITHPRVKDWLLETAREEDIPVQIEVSEGGTTDATAIHLTREGIPAGVVSVPTRYIHTTVSMASMKDIEMTVDLLVKAIERL comes from the coding sequence ATGAAGGAACTCATGAAGCGTCTTGCAGTTGCAAGCGGAATCTCTGGATTTGAAGGTGAGGTAAGGGATATCATAGCATCAGAACTCGAGGGACATGTTGATGAGATAGAGGAGGACAGCCTCGGTAACATCATCGCGGTGAAGAGGGGGTCCGGTCCCTCAATCATGCTGGCAGCCCACATGGATGAGATAGGTCTCATGGTGAGGCACATAGATAAGAAGGGGTTCATAAGGTTCTCAAAGATCGGGGGGATCAGTGACCAGATGATACTCAACCAGGCAGTCTGGATTCACGGGGAGAATGGACCCGTGATGGGTGTCATCGGGTCAAAGCCACCCCACAGGATGAAGGCCTCTGAGAGGAAGAAGGTAACAACCCATGATAACATGTTCATCGACATAGGCGCCTCTTCAAGGGAGGAGGCAGAGGAGCTGGTGGCTGTGGGGGACCCCATAACATTCCATGCACCCTACAGTGAACTCCCCAACTCCCGTTTCACTGGGAAGGCCCTGGACAATCGTATAGGCTGCCTTGTAATGGTTGAGGTACTCAAGCGGGTTGAAACGGATGCAACCGTCTATGGTGTTGGAACGGTCCAGGAGGAGGTTGGTCTCAAGGGTGCCAGGACCTCAGCCTTCAGGCTCAACCCTGACATGGCCCTGGCACTGGATGTTACAATAGCCGGGGATCATCCCGGGATGAAGGAGGAGGAGGCCCCTGCGAAGCTCGACGGTGGACCTGCCATAATCCTCACCGATGCCAGCGGGAGGGGTATAATAACCCATCCACGTGTTAAGGACTGGCTGCTTGAGACTGCACGTGAGGAGGACATACCTGTCCAGATAGAGGTGAGTGAGGGGGGTACAACCGATGCAACCGCCATTCATCTCACAAGGGAGGGCATACCCGCCGGTGTGGTATCTGTACCCACAAGGTACATCCATACAACGGTGAGCATGGCAAGCATGAAGGACATCGAGATGACCGTTGATCTCCTTGTTAAGGCAATTGAAAGATTATAA